One window of Bactrocera tryoni isolate S06 chromosome 2, CSIRO_BtryS06_freeze2, whole genome shotgun sequence genomic DNA carries:
- the LOC120769478 gene encoding lipase 3-like isoform X2, protein MHYSRHPRNIALHNYPLEEHTVQTSDGYLLSTYRIRALTAKRSGVVLLQHGFTLSSDVWLLRGPKEDLPYLLADAGYDVWLGNHRGNEYGLKHSNLDPIADRKHFWNFTWHEMGYYDLPNIIDYILEETGEKSLHYVGYSQGGLVALVLLMTRPEFAEKFKSLQFTAPTVYMRNLNVPVPASWIGKLRNYLSRYLDWWGYGETLQFARWNLHKRMCKAMCADGAWLRPVFKKIFSMIGGPVAANEDYEHILTEICGSVPVGASSKQLLHYMQLYATGGFTQFDYGSADRNLRQYGQVLAPSYNVSSIKNCIAIYYSETDKMCGPEDVRQLGRDLQCAELHRLPYAAWNHGDFVWSRHARYALHEPIIAKMDAWRDGMQIRFR, encoded by the exons ATGCATTATTCTAGACAT CCCCGCAATATAGCGCTGCACAATTATCCGTTGGAAGAACATACAGTGCAAACCAGCGATGGCTACCTTCTTAGTACCTACCGTATACGAGCACTAACCGCCAAAAGGAGCGGAGTCGTACTACTACAGCACGGTTTCACACTCTCTTCCGACGTTTGGCTGCTGCGTGGTCCTAAAGAAGATCTGCCCTACTTACTTGCTGACGCTGGTTACGACGTCTGGCTGGGCAATCATCGCGGCAATGAATATGGACTCAAACATAGTAACTTAGATCCAATTGCGGATAGAAAACACTTTTGGAATTTCACCTGGCACGAGATGGGCTACTATGATCTGCCGAATATAATCGATTATATACTTGAGGAAACCGGTGAAAAGTCCTTGCACTATGTGGGCTATTCACAGGGTGGCTTGGTAGCGTTGGTGCTGCTGATGACACGACCCGAATTTGCCGAAAAGTTTAAGTCATTGCAATTCACGGCGCCCACTGTATATATGCGGAATCTCAATGTGCCTGTGCCTGCTTCGTGGATCGGCAAGCTGCGCAACTATTTGTCACGCTACTTGGATTGGTGGGGCTATGGCGAAACCCTGCAATTTGCGCGTTGGAATTTGCATAAACGGATGTGTAAAGCGATGTGTGCCGATGGCGCCTGGCTTAGACcggtttttaagaaaatatttagtatGATCGGTGGACCGGTGGCTGCAAATGAGGATTATGAG CACATTTTAACGGAAATTTGTGGTAGTGTTCCTGTGGGCGCCTCTAGCAAGCAACTCCTTCACTATATGCAGCTATACGCCACTGGCGGTTTTACGCAATTCGACTATGGTAGTGCTGATCGTAATTTACGTCAATACGGACAAGTGCTGGCGCCCAGCTACAATGTGAGCTCCATTAAAAATTGCATCGCGATATATTACAGTGAAACTGATAAAATGTGCGGACCGGAAGATGTGCGTCAGCTCGGTAGAGATCTGCAATGTGCAGAGTTGCATCGTTTGCCTTATGCCGCATGGAATCATGGCGACTTTGTTTGGTCGCGCCATGCTCGGTATGCTCTACACGAACCCATCATAGCGAAAATGGACGCATGGCGGGATGGCATGCAAATAAGATTTCGGTAA
- the LOC120769478 gene encoding lipase 3-like isoform X1 has translation MCQNLLEMRLEKMFVLFMVVLSALESTIECNLTPRNIALHNYPLEEHTVQTSDGYLLSTYRIRALTAKRSGVVLLQHGFTLSSDVWLLRGPKEDLPYLLADAGYDVWLGNHRGNEYGLKHSNLDPIADRKHFWNFTWHEMGYYDLPNIIDYILEETGEKSLHYVGYSQGGLVALVLLMTRPEFAEKFKSLQFTAPTVYMRNLNVPVPASWIGKLRNYLSRYLDWWGYGETLQFARWNLHKRMCKAMCADGAWLRPVFKKIFSMIGGPVAANEDYEHILTEICGSVPVGASSKQLLHYMQLYATGGFTQFDYGSADRNLRQYGQVLAPSYNVSSIKNCIAIYYSETDKMCGPEDVRQLGRDLQCAELHRLPYAAWNHGDFVWSRHARYALHEPIIAKMDAWRDGMQIRFR, from the exons ATGTGTCAAAATTTGTTGGAAATGCGCTTAGAgaaaatgtttgtgttatttatGGTTGTGCTAAGTGCGCTTGAGTCAACAATTGAGTGCAATTTAACG CCCCGCAATATAGCGCTGCACAATTATCCGTTGGAAGAACATACAGTGCAAACCAGCGATGGCTACCTTCTTAGTACCTACCGTATACGAGCACTAACCGCCAAAAGGAGCGGAGTCGTACTACTACAGCACGGTTTCACACTCTCTTCCGACGTTTGGCTGCTGCGTGGTCCTAAAGAAGATCTGCCCTACTTACTTGCTGACGCTGGTTACGACGTCTGGCTGGGCAATCATCGCGGCAATGAATATGGACTCAAACATAGTAACTTAGATCCAATTGCGGATAGAAAACACTTTTGGAATTTCACCTGGCACGAGATGGGCTACTATGATCTGCCGAATATAATCGATTATATACTTGAGGAAACCGGTGAAAAGTCCTTGCACTATGTGGGCTATTCACAGGGTGGCTTGGTAGCGTTGGTGCTGCTGATGACACGACCCGAATTTGCCGAAAAGTTTAAGTCATTGCAATTCACGGCGCCCACTGTATATATGCGGAATCTCAATGTGCCTGTGCCTGCTTCGTGGATCGGCAAGCTGCGCAACTATTTGTCACGCTACTTGGATTGGTGGGGCTATGGCGAAACCCTGCAATTTGCGCGTTGGAATTTGCATAAACGGATGTGTAAAGCGATGTGTGCCGATGGCGCCTGGCTTAGACcggtttttaagaaaatatttagtatGATCGGTGGACCGGTGGCTGCAAATGAGGATTATGAG CACATTTTAACGGAAATTTGTGGTAGTGTTCCTGTGGGCGCCTCTAGCAAGCAACTCCTTCACTATATGCAGCTATACGCCACTGGCGGTTTTACGCAATTCGACTATGGTAGTGCTGATCGTAATTTACGTCAATACGGACAAGTGCTGGCGCCCAGCTACAATGTGAGCTCCATTAAAAATTGCATCGCGATATATTACAGTGAAACTGATAAAATGTGCGGACCGGAAGATGTGCGTCAGCTCGGTAGAGATCTGCAATGTGCAGAGTTGCATCGTTTGCCTTATGCCGCATGGAATCATGGCGACTTTGTTTGGTCGCGCCATGCTCGGTATGCTCTACACGAACCCATCATAGCGAAAATGGACGCATGGCGGGATGGCATGCAAATAAGATTTCGGTAA